A genome region from Alicyclobacillus acidocaldarius subsp. acidocaldarius DSM 446 includes the following:
- a CDS encoding FAD-binding oxidoreductase has product MMTIPWETLKEELGDKLSFGESVRRSHAKDESYHPEHLPDAVAYPEETADVVALARFSHAHGVPLVAYGAGSGLEGQVIPVRGGISVDFSRMNRVLEIRPDDFLVCVEPGVTRQQLNDALRPYGLMFPVDPGANASLGGMAATNASGTTAVRYGPMKANVRKLEVVLADGRVIEVGTLAAKSSSGYNLVELFVGSEGTLGLFTKLWLRVYGVPEATLAASAEFATVREAVDAVCMLIGSGLQLTRCELVTKPYIEIINRQFDTSYTPAPTLFLELSGSQAAVQADMGTVDEILRDAGAARVSVVMDERERQKLWHARHNAAYALMRTYPGLSHLSTDVCVPMSKLPEAVDVAETWIERLGIRGGIVGHVGDGNFHVSLMVNPSDPDDLGRAYELSHHLVEYALSVGGTCTGEHGVGLGKMKYQKQEHGEALALMQAVKRLFDPADMLNPGKLVDGIA; this is encoded by the coding sequence GCACGCGAAGGACGAATCGTATCACCCGGAGCACCTGCCGGACGCCGTGGCCTATCCGGAGGAGACGGCGGATGTCGTGGCACTTGCGCGGTTTTCGCATGCGCACGGGGTGCCGCTCGTCGCTTACGGCGCCGGATCGGGCCTCGAGGGCCAGGTCATCCCCGTGCGCGGCGGCATCTCGGTCGACTTTTCGCGGATGAACCGCGTGCTCGAGATCCGGCCGGACGACTTCCTCGTCTGCGTCGAGCCCGGCGTCACGCGCCAGCAGTTGAACGACGCCCTGCGCCCGTACGGCCTCATGTTTCCGGTCGATCCCGGCGCCAACGCGTCCTTGGGCGGCATGGCGGCGACGAACGCGAGCGGCACGACGGCGGTGCGGTATGGCCCGATGAAGGCGAACGTGCGGAAGCTCGAGGTGGTGCTCGCGGATGGGCGCGTGATCGAGGTGGGAACGCTCGCCGCCAAATCCAGCTCCGGCTATAATCTCGTCGAACTCTTCGTGGGCTCGGAAGGCACGCTAGGCTTGTTCACGAAGCTCTGGCTCCGCGTCTACGGTGTGCCCGAGGCGACGCTCGCCGCCTCCGCGGAGTTTGCGACGGTCCGCGAGGCGGTGGACGCCGTGTGCATGCTCATCGGCAGCGGGCTCCAGCTCACGCGTTGCGAACTTGTGACAAAGCCGTACATCGAGATCATCAACCGCCAGTTTGACACGTCCTACACGCCCGCGCCGACCCTGTTCCTCGAGCTGTCGGGCTCTCAGGCCGCGGTGCAGGCCGACATGGGGACGGTCGACGAGATCCTGCGCGACGCCGGCGCAGCCCGCGTCTCCGTCGTCATGGATGAGCGCGAACGCCAGAAGCTTTGGCACGCGCGGCACAACGCGGCGTATGCGCTCATGCGGACCTACCCAGGGCTGTCGCACCTCTCGACGGACGTGTGCGTGCCCATGTCGAAGCTGCCCGAGGCAGTCGACGTGGCGGAGACGTGGATCGAGCGGCTCGGGATCCGCGGGGGCATCGTGGGGCACGTCGGCGACGGCAACTTCCACGTCAGCCTGATGGTCAACCCGAGCGACCCGGACGATCTCGGCCGCGCCTACGAGCTCTCGCACCACCTGGTCGAGTACGCGCTGTCCGTCGGCGGCACGTGCACGGGCGAGCACGGCGTCGGGCTCGGCAAGATGAAGTATCAGAAGCAGGAGCACGGCGAGGCGCTCGCCCTGATGCAGGCGGTGAAGCGGCTGTTCGATCCGGCCGACATGCTCAACCCCGGGAAGCTGGTCGACGGGATCGCGTGA